The Candidatus Bathyarchaeota archaeon genome window below encodes:
- a CDS encoding DEAD/DEAH box helicase family protein, with protein MTGDIDGGSNPLVRYDQIERRLYQESIASKATMRNTLIILPTALGKTVITALAAAHFLYNYRRGRVLVMAPTRPLVMQHRDAFLRVLKIPGDEAAVLTGKTPNKLREVVWRGKCKLLFATPQVVKNDLIRGYVDMSEFNLIIFDECHRATKDYAYTYVAKKYMGNSPWPIILGATASPGADRERVEEVCRALFIEQIEYRSEEDVDVIPYIKPVQVEWRFIDLPEEYKILGGRLRGLLDERLSWLRRMGYLNKTLNHTTRRDLLELGESLRGKIQKSNDKGPIYSAIVAQSAALTIFHAIELLETQGIETLTSFLEKVESDDAKRSYKTITSSPQYMDFRRILEGYRAIPHPKQMKLIEEIERELEVNPSSRIIVFTQYRDTATCLVDLLRERFHVGVERFVGQAAKDGDTGLSQDEQSRILKDLESGNIKILVATCIAEEGLDIPSVDLVIFYEPVPSEIRHIQRRGRTGRKSAGRAVILTAKNTFDMAYLYSSKKRIEKMRRIIRSLNRDLKPLIRLGPKPEPQPLTPEETVEMEKRAGSTYEAEGWSAEDSAERFVSEVEAASRRLMATIMEAGSEGCPVEYLMERYIQLDFKPNVISAALDRLEHSGLIVRLGWDRVLSATAAPTRRRMLRKNGEGIFNVLIEKVYPGRAVAWINDRWRARILPEDFEGPINLLKKDSRFRAYGAFYRLDGVLCFRVREIVDSNPRHVG; from the coding sequence ATGACAGGCGACATCGACGGAGGATCGAATCCTCTAGTAAGATATGATCAGATAGAGAGGAGACTCTACCAGGAGAGCATCGCCTCCAAGGCTACCATGAGAAATACCCTCATAATCTTGCCGACAGCCTTGGGGAAGACTGTGATAACAGCCCTTGCGGCAGCCCACTTCTTATACAACTATAGGCGGGGCAGGGTTCTTGTGATGGCGCCGACGAGACCCTTGGTGATGCAACATAGGGATGCTTTCCTCAGAGTCCTCAAGATTCCTGGGGATGAGGCTGCTGTTCTCACAGGTAAAACTCCGAACAAGCTCAGGGAGGTTGTCTGGAGGGGCAAGTGTAAGCTCCTATTCGCCACACCCCAAGTTGTGAAGAACGACCTCATCAGAGGTTACGTGGATATGAGTGAGTTCAACCTCATAATATTCGATGAATGTCACAGGGCGACGAAGGACTACGCCTACACTTACGTAGCCAAGAAGTATATGGGGAACTCCCCTTGGCCCATAATCTTAGGTGCGACTGCAAGTCCAGGGGCTGATAGGGAACGTGTAGAGGAGGTTTGTAGAGCACTATTCATCGAGCAGATAGAGTACAGGTCTGAGGAGGATGTTGATGTCATACCATACATCAAACCGGTCCAGGTGGAGTGGAGGTTCATAGACCTCCCTGAAGAATATAAGATTCTAGGAGGGAGGTTGAGGGGGCTTCTGGATGAGAGGTTGAGCTGGCTTAGAAGGATGGGATACTTGAACAAGACATTGAACCATACAACGAGGAGGGACCTTCTAGAGTTGGGCGAATCCTTGAGGGGTAAGATTCAAAAGAGCAACGATAAGGGGCCCATATACAGCGCCATAGTCGCCCAGTCTGCAGCCCTAACAATCTTCCACGCCATAGAGCTACTTGAGACCCAAGGCATCGAGACCCTCACATCCTTCCTTGAGAAGGTTGAGTCAGACGACGCAAAGAGAAGTTACAAAACCATAACGAGCAGCCCCCAATACATGGATTTCAGAAGGATCCTTGAAGGTTACAGGGCGATCCCCCATCCTAAACAGATGAAGCTGATTGAGGAGATTGAGCGGGAACTTGAGGTGAACCCCTCATCCAGAATCATAGTCTTCACGCAGTATAGGGATACGGCGACATGCTTGGTTGACCTCTTGAGGGAGAGATTCCATGTTGGGGTCGAAAGGTTCGTCGGCCAAGCTGCCAAGGATGGCGACACCGGTTTATCCCAAGATGAACAGTCAAGAATCCTTAAGGACCTCGAATCAGGCAACATAAAGATTCTTGTGGCGACATGTATAGCTGAGGAGGGCCTCGACATACCGAGCGTGGACCTAGTCATATTCTATGAGCCTGTCCCCAGCGAGATCAGACATATCCAGAGGCGCGGTAGGACAGGGAGGAAGTCTGCGGGGAGGGCGGTGATATTGACTGCAAAAAACACCTTCGACATGGCATACTTATACTCAAGCAAGAAGAGGATTGAGAAGATGCGCAGGATCATACGTTCATTGAATCGAGACCTTAAACCTCTGATCAGGCTCGGACCTAAACCTGAACCTCAACCCCTAACTCCTGAGGAGACAGTTGAAATGGAGAAGAGGGCTGGATCAACTTATGAGGCTGAAGGATGGTCTGCTGAGGATTCGGCTGAGAGATTCGTATCCGAAGTGGAGGCTGCATCTAGAAGGTTGATGGCGACCATAATGGAGGCTGGGTCTGAAGGCTGCCCAGTAGAATACCTCATGGAGAGATATATTCAACTTGACTTCAAGCCCAATGTCATCTCAGCTGCTTTAGATAGGCTCGAGCATTCAGGTCTGATCGTCAGACTTGGATGGGATAGGGTCTTGTCTGCGACTGCAGCCCCAACCCGCAGAAGAATGTTGAGAAAGAATGGTGAGGGGATATTCAACGTTCTAATCGAGAAGGTTTATCCTGGGAGGGCTGTCGCCTGGATAAATGATAGGTGGAGGGCGAGGATACTGCCTGAAGACTTTGAGGGTCCGATAAACCTGCTTAAGAAAGACTCGAGATTCAGAGCCTACGGAGCATTCTATAGACTGGATG